The DNA sequence CACAACACTGAGCCGTGTACACACTGGGGAGCTAGAGATTCTGAGATCCGAAGAACTGCACATAGTTGCCCTCCGCTTTCGTCTGCTCAGGCAACATGGATTTTTTGTATCTACAGGTTGGTTATGAGCATATATTTCGGTCCAGTTGTCTTAATTCGTTCAGTTCTTTGCTAGTGATACTTAAAACAGAAGCCCTACAATGGTAAGGTGATGACTTCGCATTGGCTAGATACCATAATCATGCATTTTCGTTTCTCTTAAAAGAAATTGAGGGTCTATTTGCTGTCATGTTGGCTGCTGTGTCCATATTATAAAAACTgtgcatatatgcaagcaaagAAAAGATATGCAAGCATCTTACACCTATGATATATGCATGCAGATGTCTTTGACGAATTCAGAGATGGTACGGGCAATTTCAACACATGTCTAACCAGGGACCCAAAGGGGCTCCTAAGCCTGTACAACGCAGCTTACCTGGCGGTGCCAGGCGAGGATGTCCTCGATGGTGTCATCGCATTCACCAGGACCCATCTGGAGGCAATGAAAGGAAATCTCACGTCTCCAATTGCGGACCAAATTTGTCGTGCCCTTGACATCCCGCTTCCTCGGTACATGCCTCAGCTCGAAACCATGCACTTCATCACTGAATATGAGCAGGAAGACGGCCACAACGCCACGCTACTGGAGCTCGCCAGGCTGGACTATTGCCTCACCAGGTCTGCACAACTCAAAGAGCTCCGGACCTTCTGCTTGTAAGTCCATATCAACAAGTCAGCTATCTGTCATGTACACTATTAGTGAGCAGAGGCTTTGCTAATACATAAAAGATTTGTATGGGTGGTTAGGAAACCTCATCCAACCACTTCTGCTGTTGCGTCTCTAGAGGCGTGCGGCTGTCTAGAGCCGCCTCTAAAAATCGATTTATAGATACAGCGCACGTAGCTCTTCTAGTCTCCTCACCATAAAGTCACTTGTGACTAAAGGACATACACTAATATACATTCACCTCATGGATATTAAAATATATACTTTTAGGACCttaaataaattcaaataaaaagGTTTCAACTAAAAAGATCTGGATATTATCGAATAATATAATTTTGATTTTGTccttttctccatccgaggtccaTTTGAAATTCTAAATTCCAATATGAGAAATGTATATGTAATTTTTTGTTAGATAaataatttcaaatgaaaaggttgtcaactataaagttgacAAGCTCTTCAAGATGTATAACTTAGATTTTTGTCATCACTCTATTGATTGTTATTTCAAAATTATGATTTTCAATATGTTACGAAATCGAACTAAATTTGGGACCATGGATTATTTGAAATAATAAAGTTCTCAACTGCAATGTTTTATATCTTTTTGAGATTTATACTTTGGTTTAGtcatttctccatccgaggtcatgtAAAAACTCAAAATATGATTTTAAGATGTGAGAACTTCAAACAGAATTTGTGGGATTTAAATAATTTCAAATAAAacagttgtcaactacaaagatgTAGATCTCTTCGAGTTATACATCTTGGACACATAAAGTTTATCTTTATCCATCTTTGATGGAAAATGTTATGATTTATAGTGCTGCAACTATTTTACTTTTAGAGACGACTATTTGCCTCTAAAGATAGGAGCATTTTTAGAGATGGGTGATAATCCCAGCCACCTCTAAAATGAAATTTTCAGAGGAGGGCAGGTTTGTAAACTATTTTTGCTGATTTAGCCATCTCTATTGAAAAAAGGCCTTCGTTGCTAAAAATCATATATTGGTTCTCTCAAGCATCGACCATAAATATCATCATGACAAGCGACACATGCATTCACTATTAGGAGCCTTGTTGGGTATAAACTCGTCACTACCGAATTTGGATTCAACAATGGGTATTCGATAATGATAGGATTATTGACCTGTCACTTTCGGTTCTCACACCAGTAATGTTATATATCACTGCCTTGTCCTGTCAGTTATATCAAACATATCATGTTAGGTCTTACCTCTAGCCAACAGTCTTGATGGTCACTACTGGGGTATTTGGCTTCAACTAGCATTGAACATCATTTTTATCTGTTCTTTATATATTTTACTATTACATTTAAATATATGCTACTGTCTAATattttgcatttgatattaTTAATCAAGCACATATATCTCACTGTCATTACATGTCACATGATGTGATAATGAATACAACATAACTAGTCATGTCTGGAAGGAATTTAAATTTCTTTTTTATAACCTAACCCGTTATAATTTCAAACATTCACCCCCTTTTCTaatattttcttcttttccCATAAGGGTACAGATGGTACATCACCAGGATCACTTTATACCCCCCTAAGAAACGTTCTTCTATTTGCCAATATATATAGTTGGTTCAAAGCAGAAATATCTAGACGAacgtcactttcttcatcagcATCTATGAAAAAAAGAGAGTCATCTTTATTTGGCATCTCACAACACTTGAACTGTGCTAATAAAGCTCTAGTATCTTCAAAATACTTCAAGTTTGTTATATGGATCCATTAATTTGTTCACTAGAAGAACCTAACATAACCCCTACTGCCGCATTCCACTTGCTGGTTAGTTGAGGACAGTTCATTCATGCAAGCATAATAATGTATTATGAGGATGTGTCTCGCCATATATACAACCAAGTTTAGTTAGGAAGCAAGAAGCCTTGATGATTTTCATCTCAAATGACATATATTTGTATCTCATGCAAAGGTTTTAACTTAACATATGTAAAGCACATATTTTGTAGCAGAGAGTGCTCTACAGAAGCCACCATCGACTGCACGAACCACGCTAATATATTTTGTACTCCCTAATAACTGCCAACAGCACCCTCAGCGATCCTAGAGCCACCACCCTTGACTTTCTTTCAATGACTACGAGCCATGCGCCACTATCTAGAAATATATATAACTCGCATTTACGAATAAGTAATATATTCTGGAAGTCCATAATTTTAATTTCTCTCCATATAACTTATTTAAAACCTTAATATGTTCAGAGTACGTACAATTCTTTTGTTGTTTATATTAAATAATATCACTTAGCTTCATTATTAGTGATGTTGGCTTACAAATTTCTCCTAAAGATGGTGGAAGGATTTCTACAAGAACGTTAACCTAACCTACTCTCTGGACCGTGGAGTGGAAATGTACTTCTGGGGCTTCGGAGTGTTCCCTGGTGAGGGAAACTCTCGTGCAAGAATAATATTTTCCAAGATAGTTGCGTTGATAAGCCTAATGGATGACACCTTTGATACCCATGCCACCTTTGAGGACTGCAAAAACTTAGATGAAGCTATACAAAGGTAGCACTCTTACAACTCAAAGACAATTACATTTTTGTATCAAGCACACCATTTCAATGCGTTGGGTGTGGTTACTTTTTATGGGTCATGTTAGGATATTGGTTTTCTAGAAATTAAATGCAGGTTATGTTCGGATATTGGTTTTAATTTGCtgtatattataaaatattttgtaacAAACTCTAACCATCATATTGTATTTTGGAGAGCACGACAATGCCACAAACTTTAGTTATTTTGGACTAGAGAAGTAACATTTATGGTTGGCTGAACTTGGGCTAGGACTACAATATTAGCTCCGTGTACCTGGGACACTATCCATCTGTGTTTGCATTTTTTCCAAGACCATGTCTAATAATTACATGTCCTAGGCTAACCAGAAACAGTGGGACTAAATATTAATGTATATGTACATACACATTATTTATAGATGGGACGAGAGTGCAACCTCTATCCTGCCTGAATATCTGAGGATGTACTACACCAAAATGCTCAGTTGTTTTAATGAATTTGAGGATATTCTGGAACCAAAAGAAAAGTACCGTGTGCCTTACGTTCAAAAGGCGGTAAGTGACCAGTACTCAGAAGTCAGAGCAGACACTAACGGGATTGCATATACTTTTATGTACCTGAATTGCTACAAAACCGATATTTAGTTTTGGTGCACCCCCTTCGCAACGATAATGTGAACTGCATTGTACTCTGGGGTGCAGGAGTCATAAGGGTAGCCATATATTATTCTTGTTGGTACACCCACAATTCATTGCAATCTACAACCTAAGGTATGGAAACATTCAAAAAATTTCTCAATAAATTACAAGATATTAGGTGAAGTAACTTCACTAAAACAACAATCACATACATATTTCCTCAAAAAACAATGACATGCATACTCCTGCCACTGTTAGTTTTACAACCCTCAAAATACGATAAGCACAAGATCTCTCTGTAGTTAGGGAAAAAAAAGTAACATGCGTCGTTTGTTTTGTCTGTCCTAGAATTTTTAAGATGCCTTGTATTTGCACACTAGTAGAGTAGATTGATTGACTACTTGCGCAAATTACTTATCAGAAGTAGACCACTTTTTCCTTGCGCTTTTCACCTCTCCTCTCTACTAAAAATAGGACATTTTTACCGAATACTAAAATGACAAATGCACCCACAGATTAACCCCAATCAAAGAGTTCTGTACAGGGTTGTTTTTTAACAAACTCTATCCAATCTGAGCATGAGCATTATGTACAATGTATTATATATTTCAAGTCGAATTTTGGAATTCATGATGAATTGTATTAGAAAAATAGAAGGACCAGTTCTATAAATTCAACTAATGTTCCAAAATAAATAACTCATTTCAAAACTACCTTAATCTGCTAAAACTAGATATGGGCAACAGAGTCCCCATAGAGTTACAATAATTCTCAACCAAACACATAATGCGGCctactcatcggcaaccacacaTTTGGTTATGAGTTTTCACATTCTTATATAATACTCCCTGCATCATAAAAAAAACTTGGCATCATATATAGGATTCAAAATATGTCCTATAAAACTTGTCATTACTGTAGCCTCTGGACAGCTATGTCCATATCTACATTGCGGCATACAAACTccttaattatatatatatatatatatatatatatatatatatatatatatatatatatataactgagGCAATGTAATTATCTATATAGAATACTCCCTGCATCATAAAAAAAAACTTGTCATCATATATAGGATTCAAAATATGTCCTAGAAAACTTGTCATTACTGTACCCTCTGGACAGCTATGTCCATATCCACATGGCGGcatacaatatatatatatatatatacacatgcaCAAATAACTGAGGCAATGTAATTATCTATATAGAATAAATCTTTTATGTCCAATAAATAGGGATAACATGGTCATTTTAGTTCCTAAGAATATGTCCCAAGTTTGTGCAGGTCATGTTGCAGTCAAAATATTACCTTGAGGAGGCAAAATGGTGCAACGAGAAGTACATGCCGACCTTCAAAGACCAGATTGAGCTTTCCTCCTTGTCGTCAACCATTCCAGTACTGACCCTTGCAGCACTTATGGCCGCCGGGAATGAGGCAACCAAGGAGGCATTAGAGTGGGCAAGCGTCGTGCCTGACATGGTCCATGCTTGTGGAGAGATAGGTCGCCTCCTCAATGACATCTCAGCTTTTTAGGTACTAGATGTTGGAGTTGTTCCCAATTCACTTCAGGATAATGGCCGGGCTTCTGACGGAGCGAAGCGGAGGCCCGTCGCCGGAGGCNNNNNNNNNNNNNNNNNNNNNNNNNNNNNNNNNNNNNNNNNNNNNNNNNNNNNNNNNNNNNNNNNNNNNNNNNNNNNNNNNNNNNNNNNNNNNNNNNNNNTTATTTGATAAACAGGTCACCTTCTATTCCACTGAATAAGAAAACTCCTATTGAGGTATGGTCTGGTACGCATGCTGATTATTCACAGTTAAAAGTATTTGGATGCACTGCTTATGCTCATGTTGATAATGGAAAATTGGAGGCTAGAGCTGTTAAGTGTCTTTTCCTTGGTTATGGTTCGGGAGTGAAAGGCTATAAATTGTGGAATCCTGAAACTGGGAAGACTTTTATGAGCAGGAGTGTTGTATTCAATGAATCTGTGATGTTTACTAACAGTTTGCCCTCAGAACATGTTCCAGAAAAAGAGCTACAGAGTATGCGCATGCTGGTGGAGCATGTTGATGATGATACAGGTGTTCAGGTGGAGCCTGTTGATGCGCAGGATGACCATAATAGTGATGTTgctgatgatgatgctcatgatgATGTTCAGCAAACTCCTCCTATTTTGCAGCAAGCGGAGGATTTACCTATTGCTCAACGCAAGTCAAAAAGGACAATTAACCCTCCCAAACGTCTTATTGAAGAATGTAATTTGTCTTACTATGCTTTGAGTTGTGCTGAACAGGTGGAGAACGTTCATGAGCCAGCAACCTATAAAGAAGCTGTTCGTTGTGGTGCTagtgagaattggatttctgctaTGCATGAGGAGATGCAGTAACTTGAGAAGAACAGTACATGGGAGGTTGTACCTTTGCCTAAGGAAAAGAAGACCATCAGCTGCAAGTGGATCTTCAAGAGAAAGGAAGGCTTATCTTCAAGCGAGCCTCCAAAGTATAAGGCAAGGTTAGTTGCTAAAGGTTACAGTCAAATTCCGGGTGTTGActataatgatgtgttctcTCCAGTGGTAAAACACAGTTCAATTCGTACTTTCTTGAGTATTGTTGCTTCACATGATCTTGAGCTTGAGCAGTTAGATGTGAAGACTGCGTTTTTGCATGGAGAGCTTGAGGAGGACATTTACATGGACCAACCGGAAGGGTTCATAGTGCCTGGCAAGGAAAAATATGTGTGCAAGTTGAAGCGCTCcttgtatggtttgaaacagTCCCCTCGTCAGTGGAACAAGAGGTTTGATTCATTTATGTTGTCACATGGTTTCAAAAGATCTAAATATGATAGTTGTGTTTATATCAAGCATGTTAATGGATCACCTATATATCTGCtgctatatgttgatgatatgctGATTGCTGCTAAGAGTAAGATTGAAATCACTAAGTTAAAGAAGATGTTGAGTAGTGAGTTTGATATGAAAGATCTTGGTAGTGCTAAGAAAATTCTTGGTATGAAAATTAGTAGAGACAGAAAATCTGGTTTGCTATTTCTTAGTCAACATAATTATATCAAGAAAGTTCTTCAGCGTTTCAACATGCAAAATGCTAAGGCTGTCAGTACCCCTATTGCACCTCACTTTAAGTTGTCAGCTGCTCAGTGTCCTAGTTCAGATGCAGAGATTGAGTACATGTCACAGGTTCCTTATTCTAGTGCTGTTGGGTCTTTGATGTATGCCATGGTTTGCTCTCGTCCAGATTTGTCATATGCTATGAGTCTTGTTAGTAGATATATGTCTAATCCTGGCAAAGAACATTGGAGGGCAGTTCAGTGGATTTTCAGGTACCTCAGAGGCACAACATATTCATGTTTGAAGTTTGGAAGAACAGATATGGGACTTATTGGATATGTGGATTCTGATTATGCTGCTGATTTGGACAGGCGAAGATCACTTACTGGTTATGTGTTTACTGTTGGCAGTTGTGCTGTGAGTTGGAGGGCTACTTTACAGTCTGTTGTTGCTTTGTCTACTACTGAGGCAGAATATATGGCTATTTGTGAAGCGTGCAAGGAGTTGATTTGGTTAAAAGGTTTGTACGCTGAGCTCAGTGGAGTTGAATCTTACATAAGTTTGCATTGTGATAGTCAAAGTGCAATTTACCTCACTAAAGATCAGATGTTCCATGAGAGAACTAAGCACATAGATATCAAGTATCATTTTGTGCGTGATGTGATTGAGGAAGGTAAGCTGAAGGTATGCAAGATTAGTACTCATGATAATCCTGCTGATATGATGACAAAGCCTATTCCTGTTGCTAAGTTTGAGTTATGCTCAAGCTTAGTAGGTTTGATTGAATAGTCCGAGAGACTATTGTTGGCACCACTGGTTTTCTATCTTTGTTTGTTCAGGACGATGGGTTGATTTATGATACAAGAAGAATTTGTCTCAAGGTGGAGTTTGTTGGAGTTGTTCCAAATTCACTTCAGGATAATGGCCGGGCTTCTGACGGAGCGAA is a window from the Sorghum bicolor cultivar BTx623 chromosome 5, Sorghum_bicolor_NCBIv3, whole genome shotgun sequence genome containing:
- the LOC8064774 gene encoding alpha-humulene synthase isoform X2; this encodes METTTAGAGDTAFEPSLWDDFFVSYTPPCSQMSEEWMRERAEELRMEVRRMFEAVNGMSVADLMVLVDALQRLGIDNHYQKEIYTTLSRVHTGELEILRSEELHIVALRFRLLRQHGFFVSTDVFDEFRDGTGNFNTCLTRDPKGLLSLYNAAYLAVPGEDVLDGVIAFTRTHLEAMKGNLTSPIADQICRALDIPLPRYMPQLETMHFITEYEQEDGHNATLLELARLDYCLTRSAQLKELRTFCLWWKDFYKNVNLTYSLDRGVEMYFWGFGVFPGEGNSRARIIFSKIVALISLMDDTFDTHATFEDCKNLDEAIQRWDESATSILPEYLRMYYTKMLSCFNEFEDILEPKEKYRVPYVQKAVMLQSKYYLEEAKWCNEKYMPTFKDQIELSSLSSTIPVLTLAALMAAGNEATKEALEWASVVPDMVHACGEIGRLLNDISAF
- the LOC8064774 gene encoding alpha-humulene synthase isoform X1 — protein: METTTAGAGDTAFEPSLWDDFFVSYTPPCSQMSEEWMRERAEELRMEVRRMFEAVNGMSVADLMVLVDALQRLGIDNHYQKEIYTTLSRVHTGELEILRSEELHIVALRFRLLRQHGFFVSTDVFDEFRDGTGNFNTCLTRDPKGLLSLYNAAYLAVPGEDVLDGVIAFTRTHLEAMKGNLTSPIADQICRALDIPLPRYMPQLETMHFITEYEQEDGHNATLLELARLDYCLTRSAQLKELRTFCLWWKDFYKNVNLTYSLDRGVEMYFWGFGVFPGEGNSRARIIFSKIVALISLMDDTFDTHATFEDCKNLDEAIQRWDESATSILPEYLRMYYTKMLSCFNEFEDILEPKEKYRVPYVQKAKGRKNKNDVASSLDCYMNEHGTTGTEAAAALSAMVEHAWRRINKAFMEIDRALLRALSLAVINQARTNEVVYFGGNDAYTFTDDLQGIIKSVFLKSAPVK